From a single Dysidea avara chromosome 14, odDysAvar1.4, whole genome shotgun sequence genomic region:
- the LOC136244206 gene encoding T-complex protein 1 subunit zeta-like: MSAVKALNPKAEVTRAAQALQLNINAARGLQEVMRTNLGPKGTMKMLVSGAGDIKLTKDGNVLLHEMQIQHPTAALIARASTAQDDATGDGTTSNVLIIGELLKQADLYISEGLHPSIVTDGFDIAKGQALKVLEEVKVTNTIDRDTLISVASTSLRTKLSQQVADVLTEIIVDAVLAIQRPDTAIDLHMVEIMEMKHKTELDTQLIRGLVMDHGSRHPDMPKRVEDAYILTCNVSLEYEKSEVNAGFFYKSAEEREQLVKAERKFTDEKVQKIIDLKKKMCDGTDKGFVVMNQKGIDPISNDMLAKNGILALRRAKRRNMERLTLACGGSAMNSVEDLTPECLGFAGLVYEHVLGETKYTFVENVKDPHSVTILIKGPNKHTITQIKDAIHDGLRAVKNAIEDGCVVPGAGAFEVALHNSLLSPTFLKTVSGRARLGVQAYAEAMMIIPKVLAQNSGFDSQEVTVKLQEEFANTGQLVGVDVSTGEVLIAANEGIWDNYCVKKQLLHSCTVIARSLLLVDEVMKAGMSSLKG; the protein is encoded by the exons ATGTCTGCGGTAAAGGCGCTCAATCCTAAAGCAGAGGTAACCAGGGCGGCACAGGCCCTGCAATTAAATATCAACGCTGCTAGAGGTCTACAAGAGGTTATGAGGACTAACTTGGGACCCAAAGGGACTATGAAAAT GTTAGTGTCTGGAGCTGGTGATATTAAACTGACCAAAGATGGAAACGTGCTGTTGCATGAAATG CAAATACAACATCCGACAGCTGCTTTAATAGCACGAGCATCTACAGCTCAG GATGATGCTACTGGTGATGGTACTACTTCTAATGTACTGATAATTGGGGAACTACTCAAACAAGCAGATCTGTATATATCTGAGGGACTACACCCCAGTATTGTCACTGACGGGTTTGATATTGCAAAAGGACAAGCTCTAAAG GTATTAGAGGAAGTGAAGGTTACTAATACGATAGATAGGGACACATTGATCAGTGTTGCTAGCACGTCACTAAGGACCAAACTGAGTCAACAAGTGGCTGATGTGTTAACAGAG ATTATTGTAGATGCAGTGTTAGCCATCCAACGACCAGACACAGCTATTGACCTTCACATGGTAGAGATAATGGAGATGAAACACAAGACTGAGCTGGATACACA GTTAATTCGTGGTTTAGTAATGGATCATGGCTCAAGACATCCGGACATGCCAAAGAGAGTAGAAGATGCTTACATTCTAACCTGTAATGTGTCCCTGGAGTATGAGAAGAG TGAAGTCAATGCTGGATTCTTCTACAAGTCAGCTGAAGAAAGAGAACAGTTGGTTAAAGCAGAAAGAAAATTTACTGATGAGAAAGTCCAGAAAATTATTGACCTAAAGAAGAAG ATGTGTGATGGAACAGATAAAGGATTTGTAGTGATGAATCAGAAA GGAATTGATCCTATTTCAAATGATATGTTAGCAAAGAATGGAATTTTGGCTCTTAGGAGGGCAAAGAGACGAAACATGGAACG TTTGACACTTGCCTGTGGAGGTAGTGCAATGAACTCTGTGGAAGACCTTACTCCAGAGTGTTTGGGATTTGCTGGTCTTGTATATGAACATGTGTTGGGTGAAACAAAGTATACCTTTGTTGAGAATGTCAAGGATCCACACTCCGTCACTATTCTAATTAAAG GTCCCAACAAACATACTATTACACAGATCAAGGATGCTATTCATGATGGTTtaagagcagtcaagaatgccATAGAAGATG GATGTGTTGTTCCTGGAGCTGGAGCATTTGAAGTAGCATTACACAACAGCTTATTATCACCGACGTTTTTGAAGACAGTATCAGGAAGAGCTAGGCTGGGAGTACAG GCTTATGCAGAGGCAATGATGATTATTCCTAAAGTTCTTGCCCAGAATTCTGGCTTTGATTCACAAGAGGTCACAGTGAAGTTACAG GAGGAGTTTGCTAATACTGGACAACTGGTAGGAGTAGATGTGTCCACTG GAGAAGTGTTGATAGCAGCCAATGAAGGTATCTGGGATAACTACTGTGTTAAAAAGCAGCTACTTCATTCATG CACGGTGATTGCCCGCAGTCTCTTGTTGGTAGATGAAGTCATGAAGGCCGGCATGTCATCACTGAAGGGATAA
- the LOC136245024 gene encoding uncharacterized protein: MERNWTLSTLLIVSLLHGCTAVVITRLEKELPCIVPHPNTTGRKMVEFVGLMLSTTLIMIISGYVVVVHLLFKELRNLFGKLLLCYSLSVVSVCAIVDTLLLLHYRIVTNSQELCHVTIAFMLAVISIEVFATCLLTHLAYLMYHSYHLKPELPKVRSIRLFRCYMTYEVVTIMLAVLLILLYDIPSDNVLMYVIACIYKAVQMGMFTVYLYYAYKTYNTISDPSTSSKQQKKLFKIAVTMAATVGVSFFIFLSVFIVDVNYLPIIAFVGSVYLLIQQGVIMISFMVTKRMRQLWRHCLAERFRVKL; the protein is encoded by the exons ATGGAGAGAAACTGGACATTGTCTACACTACTGATAGTCTCATTGTTACATGGTTGTACTGCTGTGGTGATAACTAGATTGGAGAAAGAGTTACCTTGTATTGTACCCCACCCTAATACTACTGGCAGAAAGATGGTTGAATTTGTTGGTCTCATGTTGTCAACTACCTTGATAATGATAATCAGTGGTTATGTTGTTGTCGTACACCTGCTGTTTAAAGAGCTGCGTAACCTGTTTGGCAAGTTATTGCTGTGCTACAGCCTCTCTGTTGTCAGTGTCTGTGCCATTGTTGATACCTTACTACTACTGCACTATAGGATTGTGACTAACTCACAGGAATTGTGTCATGTCACTATTGCCTTCATGTTGGCTGTGATAAGTATTGAAGTATTTGCTACTTGTCTTCTGACCCACCTTGCTTACTTGATGTACCACAGCTACCACCTTAAACCAGAACTGCCCAAAGTTAGATCAATCCGTCTCTTCCGATGTTACATGACTTATGAAGTAGTCACCATCATGTTAGCAGTATTACTAATACTACTCTATGATATACCATCTGACAATG TGTTGATGTATGTCATTGCTTGTATATACAAGGCTGTCCAGATGGGCATGTTCACTGTCTACTTGTATTATGCATATAAGACGTACAATACAATCAGTGATCCCTCGACCTCTAGCAAGCAGCAGAAGAAATTGTTCAAGATTGCCGTAACCATGGCAGCAACTGTCGGTGTATCGTTCTTCATTTTCTTGTCAGTTTTCATTGTTGATGTGAACTACCTACCAATTATTGCCTTTGTTGGTAGTGTCTACCTGTTAATACAACAAGGTGTGATCATGATTAGCTTTATGGTGACTAAGAGGATGCGTCAACTGTGGAGACACTGCCTTGCAGAACGTTTCCGTGTAAAACTCTAA
- the LOC136245021 gene encoding DNA mismatch repair protein Msh3-like isoform X2, with the protein MQSKLDSFFTQSDNVCRKRCSDEGVVLAPAEKRGKLLRRITQLKQYSYHEGECSKSTRPEDSPHTHKPPLIYSTSKDTRGDTTEIIKTKPDKYTPLEEQFIRIKSQYPDAILFVECGYKYRFFGSDAEIAAKELDIFCHPDHNFMTASIPVHRLYVHIGRLVSEGYKVGVVDQTETAALKAIGDSPSSLFTRELTALYTVATLAASFVGQNDTDIDVSGGYMLCVCETRKSQNMNTVGMLAVHPATGDVLYDEFTDTTTSSQLDTRMTHIQPVELVHPQHLSEETLRTLQYWHHQKINGCSVRKEVLKDEWFEYTSAFAFVSDFYKQDCTALQLVINLPSNVICCLSAMIQYLIPFKLERTFLISSNFHQFDLTRNIMQLNSNTLKSLEIFRNQTNGQVHGTLLWVLDHTHTLFGKRLLEQWIAKPLMSVSDIKARQEAVTELSKKGSPFINKLREVLKKLPDVERSLTRILHGKCSPVEFTRAVGALVLVEKQLSAYHGVVHTEFTSQLLITTISQVVDNLRSVEPSLLMLNEDAAKTGDMEELFIDPHQFPDVLKEKNTINTIKNNMQELRKDFAKTLHTFGMKYTTVMGTEYLIEVSNDNLARVPSDWMRINSTKHVTRYHPPQVVNNIRMMQQHKEQLKVEVDSAWKQFLSTFSIHYNTCKLAVHQLATIDCLLSLSHVANMPGYTCPSITGDDNTINITNGRHPIIELLLSKESRYVANDTMMSLDGVRNLIITGPNMGGKSSYVKQVSLICIMAQMGCYVPAEQATVSVLDAVYTRMGASDNIAGGHSTFMTELTEVSDILHNATNKSLVLLDELGRGTSTFDGLAIAYATLNHFITEVQCYMLFITHYQLICELQVVYSDCVKNYHMSYLTTSHKDTEDVTLLYHLEEGQATKSYGLSVARLADIPDCVLQMAATKASEMEGNLNWLTVDVKLCNIFTEIMQSLREKDLNRIVKIIHTYDF; encoded by the exons ATGCAAAGCAAGTTGGACAGCTTCTTTACGCAATCTGATAATGTTTGTAGG AAAAGATGTAGCGATGAAGGCGTGGTCCTAGCTCCAGCAGAAAAACGTG GAAAGCTGTTAAGAAGGATTACACAGCTCAAGCAATACTCCTATCATGAGGGAGAATGTAGCAAAAGTACTAGACCTGAGGACAGCCCACATACTCATAAACCTCCCTTGATATATTCTACGAGCAAGGACACAAGAGGAGATACAACAGAGATAATTAAGACTAAACCAGACAAGTATACTCCACTAGAAGAACAGTTTATTAGGATCAAGTCTCAGTACCCTGATGCCATACTGTTTGTGGAGTGTGGATACAAGTACAGGTTCTTTGGTAGTGATGCAGAG ATAGCTGCTAAGGAACTGGATATATTTTGTCATCCAGATCATAACTTCATGACCGCCAGTATACCAGTCCATCGTCTTTATGTACACATAGGAAG GTTGGTTAGTGAGGGGTACAAGGTTGGAGTAGTGGATCAAACTGAGACTGCTGCTCTAAAGGCTATTGGTGATAGTCCATCAAGTTTGTTTACTAGAGAACTCACTGCTTTGTATACTGTTGCTACACTAGCAGCTTCTT TTGTTGGTCAGAATGATACTGACATTGATGTATCAGGAGGTTAtatgctctgtgtgtgtgagACAAGAAAGAGTCAAAACATGAACACTGTTGGAATGCTG GCAGTTCACCCAGCCACTGGTGATGTATTATATGATGAGTTCACAGACACTACAACAAGTAGTCAACTAGACACTAGGATGACTCATATACAACCTGTGGAACTGGTACATCCACAACACTTATCTGAGGAGACATTAAGAACACTACAATACTGGCACCATCAGAAGATAAA TGGTTGCAGTGTAAGGAAGGAGGTGTTGAAGGATGAATGGTTTGAGTATACCAGTGCTTTTGCCTTTGTCAGTGACTTTTACAAGCAGGATT GTACTGCCCTACAGCTGGTGATCAATCTGCCGTCCAATGTCATTTGTTGTTTATCTGCAATGATTCAATATTTGATCCCTTTTAAACTTGAGAGAACTTTTTTAATCAGCAG TAATTTTCATCAGTTTGATCTAACCAGAAATATCATGCAGCTTAACAGCAATACATTAAAGAGTTTGGAAATATTCAGAAATCAG ACCAATGGACAAGTGCATGGCACGTTACTATGGGTACTAGATCATACACATACTTTGTTTGGTAAAAGATTATTGGAGCAATGGATAGCTAAACCATTGATGTCAGTAAG TGACATTAAGGCAAGACAAGAGGCTGTCACTGAATTGAGTAAGAAGGGCAGTCCATTTATTAACAAGTTACGTGAAGTATTAAAGAAGCTTCCTGATGTAGAACGAAGCCTCACAAGAATCTTACATGGAAAA TGTAGTCCAGTAGAGTTCACTAGGGCAGTTGGGGCACTAGTACTAGTAGAGAAACAGTTATCAGCCTACCACGGGGTGGTACACACAGAGTTCACCTCACAACTACTCATCACTACAATATCACAG GTTGTCGACAACTTGAGAAGTGTTGAGCCATCTCTGTTGATGCTTAATGAAGATGCTGcaaa GACTGGTGACATGGAAGAATTGTTTATTGATCCTCATCAGTTTCCTGATGTATTGAAAGAAAAGAAT ACCATCAATACTATTAAGAATAACATGCAGGAATTGAGAAAAGATTTTGCCAAGACACTGCACACGTTTGGTATGAAGTATACAACAGTGATGGGAACAGAG TACCTCATTGAGGTATCCAATGACAACTTGGCTCGTGTACCATCAGACTGGATGAGGATTAATAGTACTAAACATGTCACCAGGTACCATCCTCCACAAGTAGTTAATAACATCAGGATGATGCAACAACACAAGGAACAGTTGAAAGTGGAGGTTGACTCTGCATGGAAACAGTTTCTGAG CACATTTTCAATCCACTACAATACTTGTAAACTAGCAGTACATCAACTAGCTACTATCGACTGCTTGTTATCTTTATCCCATGTTGCTAACATGCCAGGATACACTTG CCCTAGTATAACCGGTGATGATAATACTATTAATATAACTAATGGAAGGCATCCAATAATTGAGCTGCTGTTGTCAAAAGAGTCTCGTTATGTTGCTAATGATACGATGATGTCT CTCGATGGCGTTAGAAACTTGATCATTACTGGTCCTAACATGGGAGGGAAAAGCTCTTATGTTAAACAG GTTTCACTTATTTGTATAATGGCACAGATGGGATGTTATGTACCTGCAGAACAGGCTACAGTTAGTGTGCTAGATGCAGTATACACCAGGATGGGTGCCAGTGATAATATAGCTGGGGGGCATAGTACTTTTATGACTGAATTAACT GAAGTGTCAGATATACTCCACAatgctactaacaaatcactgGTGTTACTGGATGAGCTGGGTAGAGGGACTAGTACATTTGATGGACTAGCTATAGCTTATGCCACATTGAACCATTTCATCACTGAG GTTCAATGCTACATGTTGTTTATTACACATTATCAGTTGATCTGTGAACTACAAGTAGTGTACAGTGATTGTGTGAAGAACTATCACATGTCATATCTAACCACCTCACATAAAG ACACTGAAGACGTCACTTTATTGTATCACTTGGAAGAAGGTCAAGCTACAAAGAGTTATGGGTTAAGTGTTGCTCGTCTGGCTGATATTCCTGACTGTGTTTTACAAATGGCAGCTACTAAAGCTAGTGAAATGGAAGGGAATTTAAACTGGCTTACTGTGGATGTAAAATTGTGTAATATTTTCACTGAAATCATGCAGTCACTAAGAGAAAAAGACTTGAATAGAATAGTGaaaataatacatacatatgatTTTTAA
- the LOC136245021 gene encoding DNA mismatch repair protein Msh3-like isoform X1 produces MQSKLDSFFTQSDNVCRKRCSDEGVVLAPAEKRGKLLRRITQLKQYSYHEGECSKSTRPEDSPHTHKPPLIYSTSKDTRGDTTEIIKTKPDKYTPLEEQFIRIKSQYPDAILFVECGYKYRFFGSDAEIAAKELDIFCHPDHNFMTASIPVHRLYVHIGRLVSEGYKVGVVDQTETAALKAIGDSPSSLFTRELTALYTVATLAASFVGQNDTDIDVSGGYMLCVCETRKSQNMNTVGMLAVHPATGDVLYDEFTDTTTSSQLDTRMTHIQPVELVHPQHLSEETLRTLQYWHHQKINGCSVRKEVLKDEWFEYTSAFAFVSDFYKQDCTALQLVINLPSNVICCLSAMIQYLIPFKLERTFLISRYYLHLPNIYPCTLSGPSNFHQFDLTRNIMQLNSNTLKSLEIFRNQTNGQVHGTLLWVLDHTHTLFGKRLLEQWIAKPLMSVSDIKARQEAVTELSKKGSPFINKLREVLKKLPDVERSLTRILHGKCSPVEFTRAVGALVLVEKQLSAYHGVVHTEFTSQLLITTISQVVDNLRSVEPSLLMLNEDAAKTGDMEELFIDPHQFPDVLKEKNTINTIKNNMQELRKDFAKTLHTFGMKYTTVMGTEYLIEVSNDNLARVPSDWMRINSTKHVTRYHPPQVVNNIRMMQQHKEQLKVEVDSAWKQFLSTFSIHYNTCKLAVHQLATIDCLLSLSHVANMPGYTCPSITGDDNTINITNGRHPIIELLLSKESRYVANDTMMSLDGVRNLIITGPNMGGKSSYVKQVSLICIMAQMGCYVPAEQATVSVLDAVYTRMGASDNIAGGHSTFMTELTEVSDILHNATNKSLVLLDELGRGTSTFDGLAIAYATLNHFITEVQCYMLFITHYQLICELQVVYSDCVKNYHMSYLTTSHKDTEDVTLLYHLEEGQATKSYGLSVARLADIPDCVLQMAATKASEMEGNLNWLTVDVKLCNIFTEIMQSLREKDLNRIVKIIHTYDF; encoded by the exons ATGCAAAGCAAGTTGGACAGCTTCTTTACGCAATCTGATAATGTTTGTAGG AAAAGATGTAGCGATGAAGGCGTGGTCCTAGCTCCAGCAGAAAAACGTG GAAAGCTGTTAAGAAGGATTACACAGCTCAAGCAATACTCCTATCATGAGGGAGAATGTAGCAAAAGTACTAGACCTGAGGACAGCCCACATACTCATAAACCTCCCTTGATATATTCTACGAGCAAGGACACAAGAGGAGATACAACAGAGATAATTAAGACTAAACCAGACAAGTATACTCCACTAGAAGAACAGTTTATTAGGATCAAGTCTCAGTACCCTGATGCCATACTGTTTGTGGAGTGTGGATACAAGTACAGGTTCTTTGGTAGTGATGCAGAG ATAGCTGCTAAGGAACTGGATATATTTTGTCATCCAGATCATAACTTCATGACCGCCAGTATACCAGTCCATCGTCTTTATGTACACATAGGAAG GTTGGTTAGTGAGGGGTACAAGGTTGGAGTAGTGGATCAAACTGAGACTGCTGCTCTAAAGGCTATTGGTGATAGTCCATCAAGTTTGTTTACTAGAGAACTCACTGCTTTGTATACTGTTGCTACACTAGCAGCTTCTT TTGTTGGTCAGAATGATACTGACATTGATGTATCAGGAGGTTAtatgctctgtgtgtgtgagACAAGAAAGAGTCAAAACATGAACACTGTTGGAATGCTG GCAGTTCACCCAGCCACTGGTGATGTATTATATGATGAGTTCACAGACACTACAACAAGTAGTCAACTAGACACTAGGATGACTCATATACAACCTGTGGAACTGGTACATCCACAACACTTATCTGAGGAGACATTAAGAACACTACAATACTGGCACCATCAGAAGATAAA TGGTTGCAGTGTAAGGAAGGAGGTGTTGAAGGATGAATGGTTTGAGTATACCAGTGCTTTTGCCTTTGTCAGTGACTTTTACAAGCAGGATT GTACTGCCCTACAGCTGGTGATCAATCTGCCGTCCAATGTCATTTGTTGTTTATCTGCAATGATTCAATATTTGATCCCTTTTAAACTTGAGAGAACTTTTTTAATCAGCAGGTACTATTTACATCTACCTAATATTTATCCATGTACTCTATCGGGTCCTAGTAATTTTCATCAGTTTGATCTAACCAGAAATATCATGCAGCTTAACAGCAATACATTAAAGAGTTTGGAAATATTCAGAAATCAG ACCAATGGACAAGTGCATGGCACGTTACTATGGGTACTAGATCATACACATACTTTGTTTGGTAAAAGATTATTGGAGCAATGGATAGCTAAACCATTGATGTCAGTAAG TGACATTAAGGCAAGACAAGAGGCTGTCACTGAATTGAGTAAGAAGGGCAGTCCATTTATTAACAAGTTACGTGAAGTATTAAAGAAGCTTCCTGATGTAGAACGAAGCCTCACAAGAATCTTACATGGAAAA TGTAGTCCAGTAGAGTTCACTAGGGCAGTTGGGGCACTAGTACTAGTAGAGAAACAGTTATCAGCCTACCACGGGGTGGTACACACAGAGTTCACCTCACAACTACTCATCACTACAATATCACAG GTTGTCGACAACTTGAGAAGTGTTGAGCCATCTCTGTTGATGCTTAATGAAGATGCTGcaaa GACTGGTGACATGGAAGAATTGTTTATTGATCCTCATCAGTTTCCTGATGTATTGAAAGAAAAGAAT ACCATCAATACTATTAAGAATAACATGCAGGAATTGAGAAAAGATTTTGCCAAGACACTGCACACGTTTGGTATGAAGTATACAACAGTGATGGGAACAGAG TACCTCATTGAGGTATCCAATGACAACTTGGCTCGTGTACCATCAGACTGGATGAGGATTAATAGTACTAAACATGTCACCAGGTACCATCCTCCACAAGTAGTTAATAACATCAGGATGATGCAACAACACAAGGAACAGTTGAAAGTGGAGGTTGACTCTGCATGGAAACAGTTTCTGAG CACATTTTCAATCCACTACAATACTTGTAAACTAGCAGTACATCAACTAGCTACTATCGACTGCTTGTTATCTTTATCCCATGTTGCTAACATGCCAGGATACACTTG CCCTAGTATAACCGGTGATGATAATACTATTAATATAACTAATGGAAGGCATCCAATAATTGAGCTGCTGTTGTCAAAAGAGTCTCGTTATGTTGCTAATGATACGATGATGTCT CTCGATGGCGTTAGAAACTTGATCATTACTGGTCCTAACATGGGAGGGAAAAGCTCTTATGTTAAACAG GTTTCACTTATTTGTATAATGGCACAGATGGGATGTTATGTACCTGCAGAACAGGCTACAGTTAGTGTGCTAGATGCAGTATACACCAGGATGGGTGCCAGTGATAATATAGCTGGGGGGCATAGTACTTTTATGACTGAATTAACT GAAGTGTCAGATATACTCCACAatgctactaacaaatcactgGTGTTACTGGATGAGCTGGGTAGAGGGACTAGTACATTTGATGGACTAGCTATAGCTTATGCCACATTGAACCATTTCATCACTGAG GTTCAATGCTACATGTTGTTTATTACACATTATCAGTTGATCTGTGAACTACAAGTAGTGTACAGTGATTGTGTGAAGAACTATCACATGTCATATCTAACCACCTCACATAAAG ACACTGAAGACGTCACTTTATTGTATCACTTGGAAGAAGGTCAAGCTACAAAGAGTTATGGGTTAAGTGTTGCTCGTCTGGCTGATATTCCTGACTGTGTTTTACAAATGGCAGCTACTAAAGCTAGTGAAATGGAAGGGAATTTAAACTGGCTTACTGTGGATGTAAAATTGTGTAATATTTTCACTGAAATCATGCAGTCACTAAGAGAAAAAGACTTGAATAGAATAGTGaaaataatacatacatatgatTTTTAA
- the LOC136245021 gene encoding DNA mismatch repair protein Msh3-like isoform X3, producing MQSKLDSFFTQSDNVCRKRCSDEGVVLAPAEKRGKLLRRITQLKQYSYHEGECSKSTRPEDSPHTHKPPLIYSTSKDTRGDTTEIIKTKPDKYTPLEEQFIRIKSQYPDAILFVECGYKYRFFGSDAEIAAKELDIFCHPDHNFMTASIPVHRLYVHIGRLVSEGYKVGVVDQTETAALKAIGDSPSSLFTRELTALYTVATLAASFVGQNDTDIDVSGGYMLCVCETRKSQNMNTVGMLAVHPATGDVLYDEFTDTTTSSQLDTRMTHIQPVELVHPQHLSEETLRTLQYWHHQKINGCSVRKEVLKDEWFEYTSAFAFVSDFYKQDCTALQLVINLPSNVICCLSAMIQYLIPFKLERTFLISRYYLHLPNIYPCTLSGPSNFHQFDLTRNIMQLNSNTLKSLEIFRNQTNGQVHGTLLWVLDHTHTLFGKRLLEQWIAKPLMSVSDIKARQEAVTELSKKGSPFINKLREVLKKLPDVERSLTRILHGKCSPVEFTRAVGALVLVEKQLSAYHGVVHTEFTSQLLITTISQVVDNLRSVEPSLLMLNEDAAKTGDMEELFIDPHQFPDVLKEKNTINTIKNNMQELRKDFAKTLHTFGMKYTTVMGTEYLIEVSNDNLARVPSDWMRINSTKHVTRYHPPQVVNNIRMMQQHKEQLKVEVDSAWKQFLSTFSIHYNTCKLAVHQLATIDCLLSLSHVANMPGYTCPSITGDDNTINITNGRHPIIELLLSKESRYVANDTMMSLDGVRNLIITGPNMGGKSSYVKQVSLICIMAQMGCYVPAEQATVSVLDAVYTRMGASDNIAGGHSTFMTELTCQIYSTMLLTNHWCYWMSWVEGLVHLMD from the exons ATGCAAAGCAAGTTGGACAGCTTCTTTACGCAATCTGATAATGTTTGTAGG AAAAGATGTAGCGATGAAGGCGTGGTCCTAGCTCCAGCAGAAAAACGTG GAAAGCTGTTAAGAAGGATTACACAGCTCAAGCAATACTCCTATCATGAGGGAGAATGTAGCAAAAGTACTAGACCTGAGGACAGCCCACATACTCATAAACCTCCCTTGATATATTCTACGAGCAAGGACACAAGAGGAGATACAACAGAGATAATTAAGACTAAACCAGACAAGTATACTCCACTAGAAGAACAGTTTATTAGGATCAAGTCTCAGTACCCTGATGCCATACTGTTTGTGGAGTGTGGATACAAGTACAGGTTCTTTGGTAGTGATGCAGAG ATAGCTGCTAAGGAACTGGATATATTTTGTCATCCAGATCATAACTTCATGACCGCCAGTATACCAGTCCATCGTCTTTATGTACACATAGGAAG GTTGGTTAGTGAGGGGTACAAGGTTGGAGTAGTGGATCAAACTGAGACTGCTGCTCTAAAGGCTATTGGTGATAGTCCATCAAGTTTGTTTACTAGAGAACTCACTGCTTTGTATACTGTTGCTACACTAGCAGCTTCTT TTGTTGGTCAGAATGATACTGACATTGATGTATCAGGAGGTTAtatgctctgtgtgtgtgagACAAGAAAGAGTCAAAACATGAACACTGTTGGAATGCTG GCAGTTCACCCAGCCACTGGTGATGTATTATATGATGAGTTCACAGACACTACAACAAGTAGTCAACTAGACACTAGGATGACTCATATACAACCTGTGGAACTGGTACATCCACAACACTTATCTGAGGAGACATTAAGAACACTACAATACTGGCACCATCAGAAGATAAA TGGTTGCAGTGTAAGGAAGGAGGTGTTGAAGGATGAATGGTTTGAGTATACCAGTGCTTTTGCCTTTGTCAGTGACTTTTACAAGCAGGATT GTACTGCCCTACAGCTGGTGATCAATCTGCCGTCCAATGTCATTTGTTGTTTATCTGCAATGATTCAATATTTGATCCCTTTTAAACTTGAGAGAACTTTTTTAATCAGCAGGTACTATTTACATCTACCTAATATTTATCCATGTACTCTATCGGGTCCTAGTAATTTTCATCAGTTTGATCTAACCAGAAATATCATGCAGCTTAACAGCAATACATTAAAGAGTTTGGAAATATTCAGAAATCAG ACCAATGGACAAGTGCATGGCACGTTACTATGGGTACTAGATCATACACATACTTTGTTTGGTAAAAGATTATTGGAGCAATGGATAGCTAAACCATTGATGTCAGTAAG TGACATTAAGGCAAGACAAGAGGCTGTCACTGAATTGAGTAAGAAGGGCAGTCCATTTATTAACAAGTTACGTGAAGTATTAAAGAAGCTTCCTGATGTAGAACGAAGCCTCACAAGAATCTTACATGGAAAA TGTAGTCCAGTAGAGTTCACTAGGGCAGTTGGGGCACTAGTACTAGTAGAGAAACAGTTATCAGCCTACCACGGGGTGGTACACACAGAGTTCACCTCACAACTACTCATCACTACAATATCACAG GTTGTCGACAACTTGAGAAGTGTTGAGCCATCTCTGTTGATGCTTAATGAAGATGCTGcaaa GACTGGTGACATGGAAGAATTGTTTATTGATCCTCATCAGTTTCCTGATGTATTGAAAGAAAAGAAT ACCATCAATACTATTAAGAATAACATGCAGGAATTGAGAAAAGATTTTGCCAAGACACTGCACACGTTTGGTATGAAGTATACAACAGTGATGGGAACAGAG TACCTCATTGAGGTATCCAATGACAACTTGGCTCGTGTACCATCAGACTGGATGAGGATTAATAGTACTAAACATGTCACCAGGTACCATCCTCCACAAGTAGTTAATAACATCAGGATGATGCAACAACACAAGGAACAGTTGAAAGTGGAGGTTGACTCTGCATGGAAACAGTTTCTGAG CACATTTTCAATCCACTACAATACTTGTAAACTAGCAGTACATCAACTAGCTACTATCGACTGCTTGTTATCTTTATCCCATGTTGCTAACATGCCAGGATACACTTG CCCTAGTATAACCGGTGATGATAATACTATTAATATAACTAATGGAAGGCATCCAATAATTGAGCTGCTGTTGTCAAAAGAGTCTCGTTATGTTGCTAATGATACGATGATGTCT CTCGATGGCGTTAGAAACTTGATCATTACTGGTCCTAACATGGGAGGGAAAAGCTCTTATGTTAAACAG GTTTCACTTATTTGTATAATGGCACAGATGGGATGTTATGTACCTGCAGAACAGGCTACAGTTAGTGTGCTAGATGCAGTATACACCAGGATGGGTGCCAGTGATAATATAGCTGGGGGGCATAGTACTTTTATGACTGAATTAACT TGTCAGATATACTCCACAatgctactaacaaatcactgGTGTTACTGGATGAGCTGGGTAGAGGGACTAGTACATTTGATGGACTAG